Part of the Fibrobacterota bacterium genome, GAAACATAACTGCTTGTCACGGATCCGGCCCCGCTGACGGTGGGGGTATATATGTATACCCAAACCGAATAATCTTGGCCGATGGTTGTCGCCAGCGGCTTGACTTTGAGCTTTCCGGTATTAGCCACGGTAATTTCGTAAAAGTCGCTTAGGTCTTGGGGACCTACCGAACCGCTCACCGTATCATTCGCGTAAATAGTATCCGATGTAGAGTAGGCATTATTCGGCTCGGCTTCATTCACATTAGAAGCATAAACGGTAAAGCCTGAAATCAATATTGCCGCAAAAGCAATTCCAATTTTGGCGGGTATCAAGCCGGCGAGCCTGCCAATGCACCTAAACATTTTTCTCTCTCCCTTAAACGGAATCGCGATTTAAAACCGCAGGGCTGAAAGTACTTCATTTCGGTTTCCTCCTGAACGGAAAACTCGGGAGGAAACCCATGACCCCGATTCTGATACTTTAGAGCGACTTCAGACGCCCGGCCCAGAACGCTTTGGCTTCCGGTCCCATGCGGCGGCCTACGTAGGCTTCCATCGGGATGCGCATGCCGGCGGGTTTCCGGGGCGAGGTAAGGCCGTACTTGAGCGCGCTGGAGCCGTCCATCTTGCAGGCGCCGGTGTATTGGATTTGGGAGAGGCTGTTCCCGTCGTATTCCAGCAGGAACATATCGCCGTTGGGGCCGAAGGCCATGTCGATGGGGCCGTTGGGCTTGCTGCTGGCCATGAAGGCGGCGATCGAGTTCACCGAGCCGTCGGCCTTGAAGGTGACTTCGTTGATCCAGTGGCGCGCCCAATCCATGATGAACAGGCTTCCGTCGTAGCGCGGGGGCAGGCGGTTGGGGGATTTCAGGGCCGCGTCGAAGCGGTAGAGGCCGCCTACGACGGCGGCGCGGGCGTCGGCGTTGGCGAAAACGGCGGAGGGGGCATCGGCATCCCCGTAGGCCAAGATGGTGGGCTGGGCGGGCGGGAGCAGGGTATCACCCGTATTATTGGTCGAATGGTTGGTGACATGCGCCGGATCCTGCTTGACGCCGTTCATGATATAGGCCTGGTTGTCGGCGTTGAAATAGGGCCAGCCGAAGAAGCCGGGGACCTTGGCCCGGTTGACTTCGTCCCGGCCCAAGGGGCCGCGGGTGGTGCTGGCCGTCGTCGCATCGGGGCCGGGCTCGCACCAATAGACCCATCCCGTTTTGGAATCCAGCGCGATGCGGATGGGATTGCGCATGCCCATGGCGAAGATTTCGCCCTTCTCCTTGGCGGTCGGGGTGGGGAAAAGGTTTCCCGCGGGGATGGTATAGGTGCCGTTCGCTTCGGGATGGATGCGCAGGATCTTGCCGTTCAGATCATTGGTGTTCGCCGCCGTCGCCTGGGTATCTTCCTGCCGGGTCGCTCCGGTGGACGCGTAGCCCTGGGAAACGTTGGGGTCCACGTTCTCGCCCGTCGAGATGTAGAGGTTCCCATCGGAGCCGAAGGCCAAGGAGCCCGCCGAATGATGCTGATCGGCCCAGCGGATGCCGGGCACGGTCAAGACGACCACCTTGGAGGCGTCGGACAAGACGCCCCCGGCCTCGGTGAAGCGGGCCAATTCGTGCTGGGCCAAGGTGAGATGGGTGTAATAGACGTAGACGAAATGATTGGTGGCGAATGCCGGATCCAAGGCGATGCCCAGCAGGCCCGTATGCGGCGCGGTCGCGAAGACGGAAACCTTGCCCGCGGTGGCCGTTTGCTTGGTGGCGGGATCGTAGATCTTGATGTTGCCGCTCACGCGCTCGACGATGAAAATGCGATTGTCCGGGGCGATCGCCAGTTCCATGGGATTGGCCAATCCCGTGCTGATGATGGAGACCTTCTTGAGTTCGGAGTCGGCCACGGTCATGCAGGGGTCGGCCGCCTGGGCCCGCGCGAGGGTCGCGAGATTAGGGATGGCCGCGAGGCATCCCGCCGCCCATGCGAGGGATCTAATTCGACATATCGATAAACGCTTACCCTGTGATAATGGCATACCTTCCCCTTATTTCCCCGGACGTAGGCAAAGCTAATCCCCGGCGCCGCTCACTGGCGAGTGATCTTATCCAGGAAAAAGCCGAACATGTCCTTGAGCTTGCCCTGCACGAGGGCCGCCACCCCGGAAACCAAGGCGGCGACGATCACGGAGGCATAGGCCGAAAGGAAAGGGAGGTTATGGACCAGCAGCAGGTTGCGCGGCCGCAATCCGTTGGTCTTGAGCAGCCTCCAATCCCCCGCCAGCAGCCCGAGCAGGCTCATGAAGCCGAGGATTTGCATGGACCACAGGATCAGCGGCCGCATATCGGACAAATCCTGGGCCTCCAGGACGCGGAGAACGAAACTCGGGATCACCAGCAAGACCGCGAACTGCGCGCCTTTGGTAAGGCCGGTCCTGCCGCGCAAGTACGGGAAGAAGATGCCGAAGAAGCAAACCAGGACGAGCCAGTACAATAAGGCCGCGGCCAGGTAAAGGGCGCAATCCGCCAAGGGGAAAAGCGAATCCGCCGTTTGGTTGGGGAGGTTCTGGTAAATGCCGATCAGGATGGGCGCCACGGAAAGCACCGCCCCCACGCGGAGGCATTCCCACGTATTGCGGCGGATGTCCGGGCCGGCCACCGAGAAAACCCAGGGCGCGCCCGAATTGGGCTTGCTCACGTCCTCGATCCCGGGCAACGGTTGCTCGGCGCGGGTTTCGAAGTGGGTTTGCAATCCCGCTTTCTTCTCGGCGTAGTCCTTGGGAGTGAGCGTCCCTTTCAGCAGGAGATCGTCCAGGGAATCCAGCGCGGACCGCAGCTTGGTCCGCGCGTAGGAGCCGGCCATGGCTTTCCGCAGGTAGGCGGACATGGCTTGGGCATCGTTCAATTCCGCTTCGCCGCTTTGGGATACCTCGGCGACGGGACGGAACAGGCGGAACTTGATCAGCACCAGGGCGACCAGGAACGGGATGGGGAGCCATAGGGAGGTGGTGGAAGTCCCCACCAGCAAGGCCGCGAAGACGAACGCGCCCGTCATGAGATCTTCGTCGCGCAACGAGACGCTTCCCGGACGGCTTTCCGGCGGGATGCGGATCAGGAAACCGAGCCCGAACAGGAAGGGCAGCAGGCCTTCCAGCTTTTCCACCAATGGCCCGACTTGGGAAAGCTTAAGGGAATTAACCGAATCGGACATGGGCCAGCCCACGGCGATGGCCGCCGCCAACGCGCCTCCCACGAGGATCGGAATCGTGCGGGGATGCGTCGTTTTCCGGGCGATGGCTAGGGCCGGCGTAGGCATGCCATGCCATACCGTCCAGGCCAGACCCGTGAAGAGCAGGAAACTGGCGGCCTGCATCAGGGTGCGGGCGGGAAGGTAGGGGAACGCGAGGAAGGCGGCGATCATGCTGGCGGACATGAGCGCATGGGCCAACCCGGACTGGAATGGGAGCATGCGCCCCAACAACTTGCGGACCAGCGGGAAGGCGGCGAGCCCCGTGACGATCAGGACCAGGCAGGCGACGGTCTCCCGATTGCCCAGGTCCAAACCGAACGGCCGTTCCTGGAATCGCGGAAGCAAGATATACAGCAGGAAACCGGCCTGGCCCAGGCCGAAAAGCAGTCCGCGGAAACCGAAGGCCGCGAATCCGGCGGTGGCCAGCGCCAATTCCGCCACAGCGATGTACCCGGCACCCAGCGGCCCGTTGAAAGGGAAATGCCGGAGCAGGGATGAAAGGAATACCGGATGGGAATGGCCGCCCGGTCCGCTCGTCCCGTCCAAACGGGTCGAGGCCGTGAAAAGGCAGGCGGCCAAGCCGAGGCCGAGGGCGAAGATCAGGATTTGCAGGCCTTGCCTGCGTAAGGAGGGGCCGTCCCAGGCCCGGTCCCGGGAGACCGCGGATTCGCCCGCGAGCCCCTTGAAATAGAAGGGAGCGGATCCGATGAGGACCAGGAAAAATAGCCAGAATACCTCTCCGGAAAGCAAGCCGGAGGACCAGAGGAGCTCGGGCCTGGGTAGGCTGGAACGATGGGCCAGGCTTCCGAAGAATTGGCGCCATATGGGCAACCGGTAGCAGCCCACTTCCAGGAACCAGAGCAAATCGCGGCAGGTCCACAACGCATAGAAGATGCCCATGGCCAGCAAGGGCCGCCACAGCGAGCTCTCTTTCCCGGAGCGGCGGCTGATCATCCAGAAGGCCCAGAGGAACGGGATCAATTCGAGAAGCGTGCGCCAAAAGCGCGCCACGAGGCCCCCGGAATTGCGCTCTTCGAAGGAGGCGAGGAATTCCCGGCGCGAGATGGCCCCGTCACCCTTGCCCGATTTCCTGAGCCTTTCGAGCCGTTCCTTAAGAGCGTCCAATCCCTCCAGATCCTTGAAGCCCATGGCGAAGGACTGGCCTTTCCCAACGGCAAGGCCGCCGGGACCCAAGACCAACCGGCCCTTCGCGGTATCATTCCAATCGTTACGGCCGATCCAAACCGCCCGGGCTTCATCCGAATAGGAGGGCAGGGAATTGGAAAGCCAGCCGAGCTTGCGGCCGTTCAAGTTCACGATCAGGCTATCCTTCGCCGTAAGGATGGGTATCGATCCGAGCGAAGGCGTTTGGGAATTGTACCGTGTTCCGGTCAAGCTGAGGTTGCTTCCCACCAGCATGCTCAGTTTTCCGTGGACGGCTGCGCTGGCCGTATCCGATCGGAGCAAGGCGGTAGTCGTTTCCAGGACCGTATAATCATCGGAGCCGGTACCCTCGAACCGGGATCCGGAGGCCCGCGTGTCCGCCTCGTTAAGGAACAAGGGATTGGCTTCCCCGCCGAAGCGGCCCACGGTCCGTTCGAAAAACGTCTCCGGGGTGATCAGCCCGGCGGCGTACGCCTTCAGGTAAGGATGCCCCACCGGCAAGCGCACTTCGAATTCCACTTCCGCGGAAATGGCCTTGAGGAGCAGCGGATAGCTTTCCCGTATCGCCTTCCGCTCGGAAGCCTTCGTCGTTTCCGTCCGGAGCGCCAGGCTATCCAAGGCCGATCGCGGCGGCAAGGTGATCCGCAGTATGCGGGAGAGGGGCAGGGAGTCGAGCCGGGCGCGCGCGACCTTCAGCATGATCGGTCCGTAGCTCTGGATTTGACGCGCCGGCAGGAGGATTATTTCCGAAGGCGCGCTACCGGGAAACCGGACCAATGCATCCAGCACCCCGTCCTCGTCCGCAACGACCTTGGCGAATCCGGCGGTATCGCCGGGAAGCCCGATGTCGAAGGCTTCATACGGAAGCGTCTCACCCGTGATCCAAAGCCCGCCTACATCGGAAAGCCATAAGGCCCAGGCCGGTTCGAACCGGAATCCCCATGGGATGTTCGCTTCGACCCGCGCGTTTTCCAACCTACGCCCGCCCTGGTCGCGCGCCCAGACCCGCTTCGCCCGGAGTGGAATATTGGCGGCGATGGCGAAGAGACCGTCCGACCCGGTCTGACCTTGGGCCAAGACCCTGTCCCCAACGCCGATTTCCATGATCGATTTCGCGGCGGATTTGCCGAATACGGTGATCGAATCAGGCGCGCTGCACCCCGCGCCGACGGCGCCGAGTCGGATGGAATCGATAGCCAGCTGGGCCCGGGGTTTTCCGGCGATGTCGAGGAACGCGGATTCGAGAACCAGTACGCGCAGGCAGGCATAGAGGGCCGCCATGCACAACAGCGCCCCGAGCGCGCGGCGCGCGTATGTGCGAAGAGCCGTGTTCTGGGGTAAGATAGGGCGCCCTTTCCGCGATCGGCTCGAAATATAGACTAACCAGGCATTCCCGGGTACGCACAGCCCGTGCGTACCCGGGACCTTTGGCGGGAAAGCTAAAGTTCTTCGGGCAGGTGGTATAATCGACCACGGTATCACGCGCGCCCAATGAATTACCTCCGCAGCATCCTGGACTCGAGCTTTATGCCCCACGGGCATTGCTTTTTCTGGACCCCGGATATCCTATGGCTGCACGTGATCGGGGACGCCGTCACCGCCACCTCTTATTACTTGATCCCTTTCGCCCTCGTCTACTTCGTCTGGAAGCGCAGGCACCTTCCTTACCCATCGCTCTTCATCATGTTCGGCATCTTCATCCTGGCTTGCGGGACCACCCATATCATGGGCGTAGTCACGCTCTGGCATCCCCTGTACCGCTTGGAAGGCGTCATCAAGGTGGTCACCGCCATCGCCTCCATCGCCACCACCATCGCGCTGTACCCGGTCATTCCCAAGGCCCTCCGCCTTCGCACTCCGGAAGAGCTGGAAAGCATCAATGTCCAATTGGCCGAAAAGAACTGGGAACTGGCGGCGGGGCGCGAGAGCTTCCGGAACATCGTCGAGCGCGACCCGGGCGGAATCGTGGTACTCGCCATGGACGGCACCATCGTCTTCGCGAATCCGTCTTCCCGGCAGTACCTCCCCGGGACCCCGGCCGACCCCGTAGGAGGCCGGGTGCCGGAAGCGCCGGGAGGCGGCGCCGCGGCGGAGTTCACCTACGGCGCCGATTCCGAGGGCCCGCTCATCGCCGAGTCCTGGATCTCGGAAACGCAGTGGCAGGGATTGCCCGCGCAATTGGTCCACCTGCGCGATATCACCGCGCGCAAGCGCACCGAGGCGGCCCTCCGCCTGAGCCAGGAGCAATTGCAGCAAGCCCAGAAGATGGACGCCATCGGCCGCCTGGCCGGAGGCATCGCGCACGATTTCAACAACCTGCTCACCGCCATCAACGGATTCACTTCCCTCTCCCTGGTCAAGCTGCCCGCGGAGAACCCCGTGCGGGAGCATTTGATCGAGGTGGCGAGGGCCGGGGAACGCGCCTCCCAGCTTACGCGCCAACTGCTCGCTTTCAGCCGCAAGCAACTCCTCTCCCCCCAGAGCGTCGATCTGAACAAGGTCGTAGCTGAAATGGGGAACATGATCCGCCGTATCATCGGCGAAGGTTTTACGGTAGCCACCCGCCTTGATCCGGATTTAGCCCCTATCCGCATGGATCCCGGCCAGCTCGAGCAGATAATCATCAACCTTGCCGTCAACGCGCGCGACGCCATGCCAGATGGCGGCGAGCTTTTGATCGAAACCGCCGGCTTCGCTTTCACGACCGGGATGATCGGGGCGCTCGATTCCTTCCGGCCCGGGAACTACGCCATGCTGGCGGTTTCGGACAAGGGCCAGGGGATGAGTCCGGAAGTGATGGCGCGCCTTTTCGAACCCTTCTTCACGACCAAAGCCCCGGGCAAAGGGACCGGGCTGGGTCTCTCCATGGTCTACGGCATCGTGAAGCAGAGCGAGGGACATATCATGGTGACCAGCGAACCGGGCCGGGGCAGTACTTTCAAACTCTATTTCCCCCTGGCTCCGGAGGCGGGCGCCCTCGAGGCCAAAGCCGCCGAGACCCCCGTCGCCGAGCGTCCCGGGCATGAGACCGTCCTGCTTGTCGAAGACGAAGCGGCCGTGCGCCGGCTCGCCTCCGAAGTCCTCAGGTCCGCGGGCTACCACGTCCTCTCCGCCCATGACGGCGAGGCGGCCCTGGATCTGGCCCGGCGTTATGCCGAGCCCATCCACATCCTGGTTACCGACGTCATCATGCCCAAGCTGAAGGGCTCGGAGGTGGCTCGCCAACTGGCACGCAGCCGTCCCGACATCCGCATCCTCTACATGTCCGGCTTCACCGAAGACGCGGCCGTCCGCAACGGCATCCTCAACGACTCCGTCGCATTCCTGCAGAAGCCCTTCTCCACCTCCCAACTCCTCTCCTTCGTCCGCA contains:
- a CDS encoding response regulator is translated as MNYLRSILDSSFMPHGHCFFWTPDILWLHVIGDAVTATSYYLIPFALVYFVWKRRHLPYPSLFIMFGIFILACGTTHIMGVVTLWHPLYRLEGVIKVVTAIASIATTIALYPVIPKALRLRTPEELESINVQLAEKNWELAAGRESFRNIVERDPGGIVVLAMDGTIVFANPSSRQYLPGTPADPVGGRVPEAPGGGAAAEFTYGADSEGPLIAESWISETQWQGLPAQLVHLRDITARKRTEAALRLSQEQLQQAQKMDAIGRLAGGIAHDFNNLLTAINGFTSLSLVKLPAENPVREHLIEVARAGERASQLTRQLLAFSRKQLLSPQSVDLNKVVAEMGNMIRRIIGEGFTVATRLDPDLAPIRMDPGQLEQIIINLAVNARDAMPDGGELLIETAGFAFTTGMIGALDSFRPGNYAMLAVSDKGQGMSPEVMARLFEPFFTTKAPGKGTGLGLSMVYGIVKQSEGHIMVTSEPGRGSTFKLYFPLAPEAGALEAKAAETPVAERPGHETVLLVEDEAAVRRLASEVLRSAGYHVLSAHDGEAALDLARRYAEPIHILVTDVIMPKLKGSEVARQLARSRPDIRILYMSGFTEDAAVRNGILNDSVAFLQKPFSTSQLLSFVRKLLDAPAVGQAAQTSREGNAPA
- a CDS encoding PQQ-dependent sugar dehydrogenase, producing the protein MTVADSELKKVSIISTGLANPMELAIAPDNRIFIVERVSGNIKIYDPATKQTATAGKVSVFATAPHTGLLGIALDPAFATNHFVYVYYTHLTLAQHELARFTEAGGVLSDASKVVVLTVPGIRWADQHHSAGSLAFGSDGNLYISTGENVDPNVSQGYASTGATRQEDTQATAANTNDLNGKILRIHPEANGTYTIPAGNLFPTPTAKEKGEIFAMGMRNPIRIALDSKTGWVYWCEPGPDATTASTTRGPLGRDEVNRAKVPGFFGWPYFNADNQAYIMNGVKQDPAHVTNHSTNNTGDTLLPPAQPTILAYGDADAPSAVFANADARAAVVGGLYRFDAALKSPNRLPPRYDGSLFIMDWARHWINEVTFKADGSVNSIAAFMASSKPNGPIDMAFGPNGDMFLLEYDGNSLSQIQYTGACKMDGSSALKYGLTSPRKPAGMRIPMEAYVGRRMGPEAKAFWAGRLKSL